From a region of the Ovis aries strain OAR_USU_Benz2616 breed Rambouillet chromosome 10, ARS-UI_Ramb_v3.0, whole genome shotgun sequence genome:
- the LOC101110773 gene encoding LOW QUALITY PROTEIN: elongation factor 1-alpha 1 (The sequence of the model RefSeq protein was modified relative to this genomic sequence to represent the inferred CDS: inserted 6 bases in 5 codons) — protein sequence MGKEKTHINIVVIGHVDSGKSTTTGHLIYKCGGIDKRTIEKFEKEAAEMGKGSFKYAWVLDKLKAERERGITIDISLWKFETSKYYVTIIDAPGHRDFIKNMITGTSQADCAVLIVAXFEAGISKNGQTREHALLAYTLGVKQLIVGVNXMDSTEPPYSQKRYXKIGYNPDTVAFVPISGWNGDNMLEPSANMPWFKGWKVTRKDGNASGTTLLEALDCILPPTXYKIGGIGTVPVGRVETGVLKPGMVVTFAPVNVTTEVKSVEMHHEALSEXLPGDNVGFNVKNVSVKDVRRGNVAGDSKNDPPMEAAGFTAQVIILNHPGQISAGYAPVLDCHTAHIACKFAELKEKIDRRSGKKLEDGPKFLKSGDAAIVDMVPGKPK from the exons atgggaaaggagaagaCCCACATCAACATCGTTGTCATTGGGCACGTAGATTCAGGGAAGTCTACCACGACTGGCCATCTGATCTACAAATGTGGCGGGATCGACAAGAGAACAATTGAAAAGTTCGAGAAGGAGGCAGCCGAGATGGGAAAGGGCTCCTTCAAATATGCCTGGGTCTTGGACAAACTGAAAGCTGAACGTGAGCGTGGTATTACCATTGATATCTCCCTGTGGAAGTTTGAGACCAGCAAGTACTATGTTACCATCATTGATGCCCCAGGACACAGAGACTTCATCAAAAACATGATTACAGGCACATCCCAGGCTGACTGTGCTGTCCTGATTGTTG AATTTGAAGCCGGTATCTCCAAGAACGGGCAGACCCGTGAGCATGCCCTTCTGGCTTACACCCTGGGTGTGAAACAACTAATTGTTGGCGTTA AAATGGATTCTACTGAGCCACCCTATAGCCAGAAGAGATA GAAAATTGGCTACAACCCCGACACAGTAGCATTTGTGCCAATTTCTGGCTGGAATGGTGACAACATGCTGGAGCCAAGTGCTAATATGCCATGGTTCAAGGGATGGAAAGTCACCCGTAAGGACGGCAATGCCAGTGGAACCACCCTGCTTGAAGCTCTGGATTGCATCCTGCCACCAA CATATAAAATTGGTGGTATTGGTACTGTACCTGTGGGTCGTGTGGAGACTGGTGTTCTCAAACCTGGCATGGTGGTCACCTTTGCTCCAGTCAATGTAACAACTGAGGTGAAGTCCGTAGAAATGCACCATGAAGCATTGAGTG GCCTTCCTGGGGACAATGTGGGCTTCAATGTCAAGAACGTGTCTGTCAAAGATGTCCGTCGTGGCAATGTGGCTGGTGACAGCAAAAATGATCCACCCATGGAAGCTGCTGGCTTCACAGCTCAGGTGATTATTTTGAACCATCCAGGCCAAATCAGTGCTGGATATGCACCTGTGCTGGATTGTCACACAGCTCACATTGCTTGCAAGTTTGCTGAGCTGAAGGAGAAGATTGATCGTCGTTCTGGGAAAAAGCTGGAAGATGGCCCTAAATTCTTGAAATCTGGTGACGCTGCCATCGTTGATATGGTTCCTGGCAAGCCTAAATGA